Genomic DNA from Telopea speciosissima isolate NSW1024214 ecotype Mountain lineage chromosome 2, Tspe_v1, whole genome shotgun sequence:
TGCCCCAACCTTAGTTTCCGTACAAGGAAATGATCCCGATTCTTGAACCCTTGCTTGGGAATAAATGTATATTCCTGCACCCCAAACTTATGAAGCATTTCAAATTTGGCACTACAGTACTCTTCCATCACTACCAACTCCCCACTCCACCCATCTTTTTAACTAGGTCCAAACCAAGTCTTGCAAAATTCTGTTTGTTTTGTCACATCTATTGTATATTTAGGCATTCATTGGTATAATCTTGTTTACCTAGAAAGATGAAGTACCCCAATAATCTCACAGCAGGATCCTTCCACATCTATCTATACTCtttatattttctatttatatCCCAAACAAAATGTTTAACTCGAGAAATTACCACTGACAAAATCACCTTTATGTCACACTAGTCCCTACCTTGTAATATTTCAACTTAGGCAAGTATTGCCGCAATAACTGGACTTCAATAGCAATTTTCTATAGACTGAATGATAGAGACTGAGTCACAAATTTCATATCAGAAGTGAAACTCTCATCAAAACAAATCAAACACCTAAATTGAAATGCACCATAGGAGATTTTTTACAACGCATTCTTCTATACCCTCTTTTGAAAGATCCTAACTACACCCTCTTTGAACCAGAACTTGCCACTATATTTCTTACAAAGGCATTCCTCCATACCCAGTCCATACATTAATCCATGCTACTGGAAGGCATCTTGCACAATCTCAAAAAGATAAATTGAAATGCACCATTGGATATTGGACATATTAATTGTGCGGAGAGCTCACTCCACAAAAGCATAACCCCTTTTGGCATACTTCCAACTTTTCAATGCTCAAAATTCCCAGTGTCTGGATTCCTCTGGCAGTTCATACTGACAACTTGCTTGCCACATATGGTGTAAATGCAGGAAGTCCACAATATAGGATTCCCGGGACCCttcaaagaaaatatgaaaaaaaaataaaaagattcatGTTTATGGTTTCTAGATTAATACATAGAAATTCTAGTTCCCACGAATAAAAATCTAATAATGCCTAGTCTCATTTCCCACTGTAATGTGGCCCATGAGATTAACCTCCATTGATAAATAGTTATCTCATAGAGCAGAGGCATACTAGATTTAGGACATGCAGACGGAATCAGGCATACgataacaactcagccttatcccaattaaatggggtcggctacatggatcctttaaaagataatattaataaaaatatcaaaagaaaagaacacaacaacaacaacagccttATCCCCACTAAATgagatcggctacatggatcctagccctccaatcagctctattcgataTCATACATGAAACAAAACCTAAgcaatgcatgtctttcctcaccacttctcctagggtcattttgggcctgcccctagctcttttagttcattcaatcggaatcaagtcactcctccagactggagcatcccaaggcctccgttgaacatggccatgccacctcaaacgaccctCTTGTAGCTAATCTTGAATTGGGgttactcccaaatcagctctaatatggtcattcctaaTTAGTAAGAAATAGCATTAAAATAGTAAACCTCACAGAGACAAATACAAAGCTGCAATGGTACAGGTACAGCACTCATTGCACCAGGTAAAAGAGCATATTTTTTGGCAGAATTTTTTTAGTTCTTCCAAAGCTAACAGCATGGATCGATACCGCAGTACATAAAGATGAACCTACCACTTTTTTGGAGCAACATGGGAAAAATTGCAGCAATGATGTTATGCCCCTGTACCAGGTCAGGTCTGACAAGGCTACATACTATAGGTCACGGCCGCTGTATAATTCATGTCGGCAACGaccatgtcaaatttcagatgTTTATTAAGAGTGCAACAGGAGCAGttcaaaaaagaataaaaactaaaaagggaaaggaaaataaaaacaaattagaaggaAACAAGCAAATTAACAAAGTGTCTATTTCTTAATCGCAAAAAGGACATGGATGCAACAAATAAGAAATTTACATATAAATTTTGTTCAGTAAGACACCACAATAGCAAAATCCCACCAATCAAAAGAGAGGGGGAGTGGGGGaggaaaacaaacaaacataCATGGTAAGTGCCAGCACTATCAACTTCAAAATTCAATGAAAAATAAGTTCGATAGacttttttcaaaatttatcaGCATTTATACATACATTGTGATGCTCTCCACAGTAAGTTAAGACTGAGATCAAGATAGGATGACTTGGAAGCCTATATCATCTTGGTGAATTTTAAAAACACAGTCCCCAGCACTGTCAAGATGCCAACCATACAGAGGTTAAACCACAGTATAATACAACACACAATACAAGACAGCTCAACTATTAACATGAGTGGTTTAGACAATAGAGATTGGAGTCTTCCTTCTAAAAATCCCATAAAGCATGTATGACATATCACCTGATTTGATGTACAAAAACTGGTTCTGCACAAGGCCCTGCTCAACCAAGTCATCTAGTTGACAGTATTTTCATCTATCAATCAACCATAAAGCTGATTTAGTATTCACCTCAGATTAGATAAAACTTCCAAGACCTCTAGGTTTTATTTCTCTAGTTATAATCAATCTGATTGACCCTGTTTACTTGATTCGTGTATCTATTTCTTTAACTTGCACGGCACAGCATATAATTCAATGCTACAGGAAGTTCTGAAtaccaaataaaattataatatataGTGGTAAATTACATGAAATAATGATTGTTCAATTTGTTGAGATGCTCTCATATCCATACAGTGAATAActcctaaaaaataataaaaccaaaTTCCCAACAAAGGGAAGGCAAATATTACCAGAAAATCTAGGAGCAAGTTCTGCACAAAGTTGCACATCTAGTATAGCTCAGGAATCTTCATTTATCCAGTAAAGCTGCCAGCAGTAAACACAGACTGTGCATTAAACAACTATGCCACAACAGGAAAATTCCCATTTTTAGCAAATATTTCTTAATATTAAAAGTTAATAAATACTgcagaacaagaagaaaaaagaaaataaaaattgcaagatgatccaaaaaaaaaacaaatttagtGATTGATGCCCTTCTTTGCTCTTAGCGATTCAAGAGCCTTCTTTCGGAGCTCAATTTCAAGCTTTTTCTGCTCTGACTGTTTCTCTTCAGTGTCACTTGGATTTGAATCTTTGCTAGCATCACCTTCACGTTCTGAATCATCAGCATCATTTCGaagtttttcaaaatctgaggGTGGAGTGACTGTGTCCCCTGACTTGGCTTTTAGCTTGCTTGCACGGCGTTCTTCCCTTCTACGGTGTCGTTCTTCACGCCGTCGCCGCCTCTCATCTCTCCGCaatctcttttcttccttccttcttctcttggcCTCCTTCCTCTCATCAATTTCAGAATCATCATATGCATTATCATCTGAAGCCATTTCAAGCCTACATGACCTCTTATGCTTTCTCTTTTCCACGTAATCAGATctaaatttctctttttcagcCGAATCAGAATCAGAGTCACCAGGACGATTCTTCCTGTCAACATTCTTCAGCGATTTCTGTACTTCTTCTGTCCTGTCATGCCGGCCCCTGTCTTCAGCCTTGCTTGAATGGGAATGCTTTCCCTCATCTGCTTTATTACCTTCTCTGGAGGATGATTTCTGTACTCTTTCACTTAATGAAGGAGAATCTCTTCCATGTTTGTTAGCTAGTTGTTGTCCAGCCTGAACATCATCTGGTACAAAGCCCGGCCTCCCAGGCCCATATTCAATACCACCCAAAATAGGAGATTCTTTTTGTATAGGACTTTCAGAACGACCAGACCCCATTGAAGCTTTCGAACTGCCACAAAAATCAAGACATCAATAATTCTTACAGATTTCACACATGAGCGCAAACTAGTGAGATAATGGCGTACCTCTTTTTGTCCCGGTATTTCTTTCTCAATTCTGTGTTATCTGGATGACCCCTAGCTTCAGCAGACTGATGACCACCTACTCTTTCAGGGCGGTACTCTTCCTGTCGAAAATCCTTCACAGAAGAATGTTTCCAATTGCCAGATCTGGGTGAATGTCTATCTGAAAAATTATTCCTATATTTCTCATCCTCCCTGAAATACAGAAGTCAGGcataataaattaaatatattgAACAAGCAAAGAGAACATGTCGAAGCATGATTATGAGGTCCAAATTCCAACAAACAATGCAGGAAGTTGTCAATGTGATATTCAACCTCGCATGACTGATCTCTTCCGCCCAACTTGTTTCTGAGCTGTCATGACGAACTGTCTGTTTCCTTGGCCGCCTCACAGGACTTGCACTGCCATGACGACTCAACCGTTCTTTCTCTTGCCTCGGAGGACTCTCAGATGAGCTGTGGACCCTTCAGTAGTACATGAAAGTAAGCAGATTAAGTAAGAACAGGAAAAAGAGGAGTATAATCCCATAACACAGTGACCAAAACCATGAAACAGACCTATCCTCATGAGGGCTCAATTTCCCCATGTGTGGTGAAGAATCTGATGGACTTCGAGAAAATTCTGGTGTATGAGCCAAAGCAGGCTTTTTCTGATCGGCATTGCTACGGACATTAGGATCCCGTTGTGGTGACCTCAATGAAATTGGTGGCTGGCGAGACTCTGTGTCCACTCCCCTTTGTGCCTGACCTAGTCGCTCAACCTCTCTCTGTGGAGCATGATGAACAGGAGACATTTTCCCACGGGCCCTGTTACAGATTTTATGAGATCATAAAAGATAACGTAATCAGTGGTTCACTGTGAAGAGAGTAAAAGAACTATGTCGATATCAAACAGAAACCTATCCAGGACATTGTAACAGCAGCTACCTTTGAGAGACATGAGCGTTACGTGTACTTCTGGATTCCACACCATTAGTTCTAGCATTGCGGTCCCTACTCAAGCTTCTATGACTTCTATATGCAGGACTGCGGCTTCTATATGGACTACGACTCCTGCACATGCACTATTTGGTTGAAGCAAAGTTTGGGGGGAGAGAAAACATTGAAAACATGTTAAATTTCAAATACCTATATCTCATTCTTGGTGATCCCAATGGTGACCTCCTCCTGTGTCTTGGGGACCTAGGAGGAGGAGATCTCCTCCTCAATGGAGAGGGTGACCTGCGCCGAACTGGTGATGGGGAATTCCACCTAGAAGGTGGAGACCGACGCCGGGAGGGAGTTGGCAACCTCCTGCGGACACCAAGTGGAGACCTATGTCGAAGTGATGGAGATCTACGTGATCGACGCCTCACAGGAGAAGGAGATCTTCGCCGCACAGGAGGAGATCTACGCCGCACAGGGGAAGGAGATCTACGTCTTGATGGAGAGGGCAGTCTACGCCGCACAGGAGAAGGAGATCTACGCCGCGAATATGATGGTGACCTATGTCTAGAATGATATAATCTGCTCCTTAAAGGAGAACGAGGTTTTCGCGGTGAAGGCCAGTGACGAGGAGAAACAGAACGCCTCCTAGGAGATCGATACCGCCTTTCAGGAGAAATAAAGCGCCCTCGTGGTTGAGGAGAACCGGATAGGCTCCTTGATCTGTGCCTTTCACTGAGATAGGTACACATCGAGTTAAGTAAAATTATTGATGAAAATAGAATCAGAAGAGTGAATTACAGTATAGGTACTCTTTAACTCCTCATGTGCTGGAACAAGAGAAGCCAAAAAACACATTAAATGATGGAACCTAAATGCACATAACTGAATTATAGAAAATCTAAACAAATGTCATAGCTGGATTAAAAGAAAACATACTCTGAATAACTCCTCGAATTGGAAAATGACTTGCTGACTGACCTGGAAAGAGAGCTGCAGCAGAAGCAACACATGATTCCGTCATGTAAAGGAAGTCATTGAGTGGAAACATAACAACTATCACTAAATACATGGTTAGATCACACACCGATTAAAAGGGGAATGGTCCATTGAATGTGGAGATTTGGATGCGCTGTTAAGTAGACACGAAAAAATAGTTCATACTTGGGACTAGATAAGTTAAAACATGAATACCATCAATCAGTTCTACTTAACATGTACTGTCCATTTAAACATGGAAAAACTAAGAATAGAAGTCAATGCCCTGCCCTATAACACTAGTgggataaaagtaataaacTAAGCTCACCAATCACCATGTCAAAGAATAATTTAACAATGCATTCGATGATGCTAAATAATAATGAACAGTAACAAGAAAATGTTTTGTAATCCGAGTCTGGCAGCCAATTTCCTAGCTATGGAGGACTGATTTAGTTGCTCCAACCCTTGGTTAGAAAGGTATCTTCTGGTTTGGCTACATCACCTACATGTCAATTTAAGAGATCCATCTCCAACATATAGCTCACCATGTTATCATAATCCACCCCTTGTATCTTCAAAAGTccaaaattttaaagaaaatcaaCTTTCAGCCAATTTCAAACAGTAATTCTTACACATGGCactttacccccaaaaaaatctgACACATGGCAAGTCCAACAGGACAAAATTCAACACATGGATAGACGGTAAAACGGACAAGGCGTAGAGTTTGAGTGTCACCTGAACTGGCACATGGAAATTAACTGTGGAGTTGATACGATATACCAGCAGGGCAAGGAAATGCTTCTACAATAACAATAATACTGATCTGAAATTCTTTAAtgacatttttgggttttccaaTGGCTTGGTCGATTCTTAGTGCAGGTCAAAATGTGAAATGGTTGCCGGATAGAGCCATAGGCCAATGAGCTAGATCTAAATGAGTAttgataaaataagaaaaaaaaaaaacattacttTCATTTCAGGGACAAtctaggaaaaaaaataaagaacactttttaggtTCCTACAGACAAAATATTTCATTTCTATCCCCCACCTCCCACCCCCTCTTCAAATTTGAGTTTAGGTTGAAACTGAGAAAGTTACTGCAATTTTGTTTTGCTAATCACCATGCCTTGTTTCTTCCAATTCAAAAGACTGGACTCAAAAGGGCTACTCTTGCACTGGTGTTTAAAAGAAAAGGATTGAACTGATTATTTTTCGTGCTCCCACCATCTTCAACATATGAAGCAGTTACTTCCCACCCAGGATCTGGCAGTAATTGTCCTATTAATTACACGAAGagggataaataattcaattggCTGTTGATTCTTTATCCCCATGTGTAAAACCTAGAAACTGGAATATAGAATTGTGTCACaatac
This window encodes:
- the LOC122651492 gene encoding serine/arginine repetitive matrix protein 1-like isoform X2, producing the protein MSGGFFRGTSADQDTRFSNKQAKLLKSQKFAPELEHLVDMTKVKIDTIKPWIAKRVTELLGFEDEVLINFIYGLLDRKEVNGKEVQIQLTGFMEKNTGKFMKELWTLLLSAQNNASGIPQQILDATDEELRKKKAEADRITHEIQKRKEKEGREFELENLKKMDGGNDDLRINNAASDPILRRSQARGSSEEKEADERNGSRKMSSASKSPHSMDHSPFNRSLSRSVSKSFSNSRSYSDERHRSRSLSGSPQPRGRFISPERRYRSPRRRSVSPRHWPSPRKPRSPLRSRLYHSRHRSPSYSRRRSPSPVRRRLPSPSRRRSPSPVRRRSPPVRRRSPSPVRRRSRRSPSLRHRSPLGVRRRLPTPSRRRSPPSRWNSPSPVRRRSPSPLRRRSPPPRSPRHRRRSPLGSPRMRYRSRSPYRSRSPAYRSHRSLSRDRNARTNGVESRSTRNAHVSQRARGKMSPVHHAPQREVERLGQAQRGVDTESRQPPISLRSPQRDPNVRSNADQKKPALAHTPEFSRSPSDSSPHMGKLSPHEDRVHSSSESPPRQEKERLSRHGSASPVRRPRKQTVRHDSSETSWAEEISHAREDEKYRNNFSDRHSPRSGNWKHSSVKDFRQEEYRPERVGGHQSAEARGHPDNTELRKKYRDKKSSKASMGSGRSESPIQKESPILGGIEYGPGRPGFVPDDVQAGQQLANKHGRDSPSLSERVQKSSSREGNKADEGKHSHSSKAEDRGRHDRTEEVQKSLKNVDRKNRPGDSDSDSAEKEKFRSDYVEKRKHKRSCRLEMASDDNAYDDSEIDERKEAKRRRKEEKRLRRDERRRRREERHRRREERRASKLKAKSGDTVTPPSDFEKLRNDADDSEREGDASKDSNPSDTEEKQSEQKKLEIELRKKALESLRAKKGINH
- the LOC122651492 gene encoding serine/arginine repetitive matrix protein 1-like isoform X5, with product MSGGFFRGTSADQDTRFSNKQAKLLKSQKFAPELEHLVDMTKVKIDTIKPWIAKRVTELLGFEDEVLINFIYGLLDRKEVNGKEVQIQLTGFMEKNTGKFMKELWTLLLSAQNNASGIPQQILDATDEELRKKKAEADRITHEIQKRKEKEGREFELENLKKMDGGNDDLRINNAASDPILRRSQARGSSEEKEADERNGSRKMSSASKSPHSMDHSPFNRSSLSRSVSKSFSNSRSYSESRSLSGSPQPRGRFISPERRYRSPRRRSVSPRHWPSPRKPRSPLRSRLYHSRHRSPSYSRRRSPSPVRRRLPSPSRRRSPSPVRRRSPPVRRRSPSPVRRRSRRSPSLRHRSPLGVRRRLPTPSRRRSPPSRWNSPSPVRRRSPSPLRRRSPPPRSPRHRRRSPLGSPRMRYRSRSPYRSRSPAYRSHRSLSRDRNARTNGVESRSTRNAHVSQRARGKMSPVHHAPQREVERLGQAQRGVDTESRQPPISLRSPQRDPNVRSNADQKKPALAHTPEFSRSPSDSSPHMGKLSPHEDRVHSSSESPPRQEKERLSRHGSASPVRRPRKQTVRHDSSETSWAEEISHAREDEKYRNNFSDRHSPRSGNWKHSSVKDFRQEEYRPERVGGHQSAEARGHPDNTELRKKYRDKKSSKASMGSGRSESPIQKESPILGGIEYGPGRPGFVPDDVQAGQQLANKHGRDSPSLSERVQKSSSREGNKADEGKHSHSSKAEDRGRHDRTEEVQKSLKNVDRKNRPGDSDSDSAEKEKFRSDYVEKRKHKRSCRLEMASDDNAYDDSEIDERKEAKRRRKEEKRLRRDERRRRREERHRRREERRASKLKAKSGDTVTPPSDFEKLRNDADDSEREGDASKDSNPSDTEEKQSEQKKLEIELRKKALESLRAKKGINH
- the LOC122651492 gene encoding serine/arginine repetitive matrix protein 1-like isoform X8, coding for MSGGFFRGTSADQDTRFSNKQAKLLKSQKFAPELEHLVDMTKVKIDTIKPWIAKRVTELLGFEDEVLINFIYGLLDRKEVNGKEVQIQLTGFMEKNTGKFMKELWTLLLSAQNNASGIPQQILDATDEELRKKKAEADRITHEIQKRKEKEGREFELENLKKMDGGNDDLRINNAASDPILRRSQARGSSEEKEADERNGSRKMSSASKSPHSMDHSPFNRSLSRSRSLSGSPQPRGRFISPERRYRSPRRRSVSPRHWPSPRKPRSPLRSRLYHSRHRSPSYSRRRSPSPVRRRLPSPSRRRSPSPVRRRSPPVRRRSPSPVRRRSRRSPSLRHRSPLGVRRRLPTPSRRRSPPSRWNSPSPVRRRSPSPLRRRSPPPRSPRHRRRSPLGSPRMRYRSRSPYRSRSPAYRSHRSLSRDRNARTNGVESRSTRNAHVSQRARGKMSPVHHAPQREVERLGQAQRGVDTESRQPPISLRSPQRDPNVRSNADQKKPALAHTPEFSRSPSDSSPHMGKLSPHEDRVHSSSESPPRQEKERLSRHGSASPVRRPRKQTVRHDSSETSWAEEISHAREDEKYRNNFSDRHSPRSGNWKHSSVKDFRQEEYRPERVGGHQSAEARGHPDNTELRKKYRDKKSSKASMGSGRSESPIQKESPILGGIEYGPGRPGFVPDDVQAGQQLANKHGRDSPSLSERVQKSSSREGNKADEGKHSHSSKAEDRGRHDRTEEVQKSLKNVDRKNRPGDSDSDSAEKEKFRSDYVEKRKHKRSCRLEMASDDNAYDDSEIDERKEAKRRRKEEKRLRRDERRRRREERHRRREERRASKLKAKSGDTVTPPSDFEKLRNDADDSEREGDASKDSNPSDTEEKQSEQKKLEIELRKKALESLRAKKGINH
- the LOC122651492 gene encoding serine/arginine repetitive matrix protein 1-like isoform X7; this encodes MSGGFFRGTSADQDTRFSNKQAKLLKSQKFAPELEHLVDMTKVKIDTIKPWIAKRVTELLGFEDEVLINFIYGLLDRKEVNGKEVQIQLTGFMEKNTGKFMKELWTLLLSAQNNASGIPQQILDATDEELRKKKAEADRITHEIQKRKEKEGREFELENLKKMDGGNDDLRINNAASDPILRRSQARGSSEEKEADERNGSRKMSSASKSPHSMDHSPFNRSLSSERHRSRSLSGSPQPRGRFISPERRYRSPRRRSVSPRHWPSPRKPRSPLRSRLYHSRHRSPSYSRRRSPSPVRRRLPSPSRRRSPSPVRRRSPPVRRRSPSPVRRRSRRSPSLRHRSPLGVRRRLPTPSRRRSPPSRWNSPSPVRRRSPSPLRRRSPPPRSPRHRRRSPLGSPRMRYRSRSPYRSRSPAYRSHRSLSRDRNARTNGVESRSTRNAHVSQRARGKMSPVHHAPQREVERLGQAQRGVDTESRQPPISLRSPQRDPNVRSNADQKKPALAHTPEFSRSPSDSSPHMGKLSPHEDRVHSSSESPPRQEKERLSRHGSASPVRRPRKQTVRHDSSETSWAEEISHAREDEKYRNNFSDRHSPRSGNWKHSSVKDFRQEEYRPERVGGHQSAEARGHPDNTELRKKYRDKKSSKASMGSGRSESPIQKESPILGGIEYGPGRPGFVPDDVQAGQQLANKHGRDSPSLSERVQKSSSREGNKADEGKHSHSSKAEDRGRHDRTEEVQKSLKNVDRKNRPGDSDSDSAEKEKFRSDYVEKRKHKRSCRLEMASDDNAYDDSEIDERKEAKRRRKEEKRLRRDERRRRREERHRRREERRASKLKAKSGDTVTPPSDFEKLRNDADDSEREGDASKDSNPSDTEEKQSEQKKLEIELRKKALESLRAKKGINH
- the LOC122651492 gene encoding serine/arginine repetitive matrix protein 1-like isoform X6, whose protein sequence is MSGGFFRGTSADQDTRFSNKQAKLLKSQKFAPELEHLVDMTKVKIDTIKPWIAKRVTELLGFEDEVLINFIYGLLDRKEVNGKEVQIQLTGFMEKNTGKFMKELWTLLLSAQNNASGIPQQILDATDEELRKKKAEADRITHEIQKRKEKEGREFELENLKKMDGGNDDLRINNAASDPILRRSQARGSSEEKEADERNGSRKMSSASKSPHSMDHSPFNRSLSRSVSKSFSNSRSYSESRSLSGSPQPRGRFISPERRYRSPRRRSVSPRHWPSPRKPRSPLRSRLYHSRHRSPSYSRRRSPSPVRRRLPSPSRRRSPSPVRRRSPPVRRRSPSPVRRRSRRSPSLRHRSPLGVRRRLPTPSRRRSPPSRWNSPSPVRRRSPSPLRRRSPPPRSPRHRRRSPLGSPRMRYRSRSPYRSRSPAYRSHRSLSRDRNARTNGVESRSTRNAHVSQRARGKMSPVHHAPQREVERLGQAQRGVDTESRQPPISLRSPQRDPNVRSNADQKKPALAHTPEFSRSPSDSSPHMGKLSPHEDRVHSSSESPPRQEKERLSRHGSASPVRRPRKQTVRHDSSETSWAEEISHAREDEKYRNNFSDRHSPRSGNWKHSSVKDFRQEEYRPERVGGHQSAEARGHPDNTELRKKYRDKKSSKASMGSGRSESPIQKESPILGGIEYGPGRPGFVPDDVQAGQQLANKHGRDSPSLSERVQKSSSREGNKADEGKHSHSSKAEDRGRHDRTEEVQKSLKNVDRKNRPGDSDSDSAEKEKFRSDYVEKRKHKRSCRLEMASDDNAYDDSEIDERKEAKRRRKEEKRLRRDERRRRREERHRRREERRASKLKAKSGDTVTPPSDFEKLRNDADDSEREGDASKDSNPSDTEEKQSEQKKLEIELRKKALESLRAKKGINH
- the LOC122651492 gene encoding serine/arginine repetitive matrix protein 1-like isoform X1, which codes for MSGGFFRGTSADQDTRFSNKQAKLLKSQKFAPELEHLVDMTKVKIDTIKPWIAKRVTELLGFEDEVLINFIYGLLDRKEVNGKEVQIQLTGFMEKNTGKFMKELWTLLLSAQNNASGIPQQILDATDEELRKKKAEADRITHEIQKRKEKEGREFELENLKKMDGGNDDLRINNAASDPILRRSQARGSSEEKEADERNGSRKMSSASKSPHSMDHSPFNRSSLSRSVSKSFSNSRSYSDERHRSRSLSGSPQPRGRFISPERRYRSPRRRSVSPRHWPSPRKPRSPLRSRLYHSRHRSPSYSRRRSPSPVRRRLPSPSRRRSPSPVRRRSPPVRRRSPSPVRRRSRRSPSLRHRSPLGVRRRLPTPSRRRSPPSRWNSPSPVRRRSPSPLRRRSPPPRSPRHRRRSPLGSPRMRYRSRSPYRSRSPAYRSHRSLSRDRNARTNGVESRSTRNAHVSQRARGKMSPVHHAPQREVERLGQAQRGVDTESRQPPISLRSPQRDPNVRSNADQKKPALAHTPEFSRSPSDSSPHMGKLSPHEDRVHSSSESPPRQEKERLSRHGSASPVRRPRKQTVRHDSSETSWAEEISHAREDEKYRNNFSDRHSPRSGNWKHSSVKDFRQEEYRPERVGGHQSAEARGHPDNTELRKKYRDKKSSKASMGSGRSESPIQKESPILGGIEYGPGRPGFVPDDVQAGQQLANKHGRDSPSLSERVQKSSSREGNKADEGKHSHSSKAEDRGRHDRTEEVQKSLKNVDRKNRPGDSDSDSAEKEKFRSDYVEKRKHKRSCRLEMASDDNAYDDSEIDERKEAKRRRKEEKRLRRDERRRRREERHRRREERRASKLKAKSGDTVTPPSDFEKLRNDADDSEREGDASKDSNPSDTEEKQSEQKKLEIELRKKALESLRAKKGINH
- the LOC122651492 gene encoding serine/arginine repetitive matrix protein 1-like isoform X9; the encoded protein is MSGGFFRGTSADQDTRFSNKQAKLLKSQKFAPELEHLVDMTKVKIDTIKPWIAKRVTELLGFEDEVLINFIYGLLDRKEVNGKEVQIQLTGFMEKNTGKFMKELWTLLLSAQNNASGIPQQILDATDEELRKKKAEADRITHEIQKRKEKEGREFELENLKKMDGGNDDLRINNAASDPILRRSQARGSSEEKEADERNGSRKMSSERHRSRSLSGSPQPRGRFISPERRYRSPRRRSVSPRHWPSPRKPRSPLRSRLYHSRHRSPSYSRRRSPSPVRRRLPSPSRRRSPSPVRRRSPPVRRRSPSPVRRRSRRSPSLRHRSPLGVRRRLPTPSRRRSPPSRWNSPSPVRRRSPSPLRRRSPPPRSPRHRRRSPLGSPRMRYRSRSPYRSRSPAYRSHRSLSRDRNARTNGVESRSTRNAHVSQRARGKMSPVHHAPQREVERLGQAQRGVDTESRQPPISLRSPQRDPNVRSNADQKKPALAHTPEFSRSPSDSSPHMGKLSPHEDRVHSSSESPPRQEKERLSRHGSASPVRRPRKQTVRHDSSETSWAEEISHAREDEKYRNNFSDRHSPRSGNWKHSSVKDFRQEEYRPERVGGHQSAEARGHPDNTELRKKYRDKKSSKASMGSGRSESPIQKESPILGGIEYGPGRPGFVPDDVQAGQQLANKHGRDSPSLSERVQKSSSREGNKADEGKHSHSSKAEDRGRHDRTEEVQKSLKNVDRKNRPGDSDSDSAEKEKFRSDYVEKRKHKRSCRLEMASDDNAYDDSEIDERKEAKRRRKEEKRLRRDERRRRREERHRRREERRASKLKAKSGDTVTPPSDFEKLRNDADDSEREGDASKDSNPSDTEEKQSEQKKLEIELRKKALESLRAKKGINH
- the LOC122651492 gene encoding serine/arginine repetitive matrix protein 1-like isoform X4, which produces MSGGFFRGTSADQDTRFSNKQAKLLKSQKFAPELEHLVDMTKVKIDTIKPWIAKRVTELLGFEDEVLINFIYGLLDRKEVNGKEVQIQLTGFMEKNTGKFMKELWTLLLSAQNNASGIPQQILDATDEELRKKKAEADRITHEIQKRKEKEGREFELENLKKMDGGNDDLRINNAASDPILRRSQARGSSEEKEADERNGSRKMSSASKSPHSMDHSPFNRSLSRSVSKSFSNSRSYSDERHRSRSLSGSPQPRGRFISPERRYRSPRRRSVSPRHWPSPRKPRSPLRSRLYHSRHRSPSYSRRRSPSPVRRRLPSPSRRRSPSPVRRRSPPVRRRSPSPVRRRSRRSPSLRHRSPLGVRRRLPTPSRRRSPPSRWNSPSPVRRRSPSPLRRRSPPPRSPRHRRRSPLGSPRMRYRSRSPYRSRSPAYRSHRSLSRDRNARTNGVESRSTRNAHVSQRARGKMSPVHHAPQREVERLGQAQRGVDTESRQPPISLRSPQRDPNVRSNADQKKPALAHTPEFSRSPSDSSPHMGKLSPHEDSSSESPPRQEKERLSRHGSASPVRRPRKQTVRHDSSETSWAEEISHAREDEKYRNNFSDRHSPRSGNWKHSSVKDFRQEEYRPERVGGHQSAEARGHPDNTELRKKYRDKKSSKASMGSGRSESPIQKESPILGGIEYGPGRPGFVPDDVQAGQQLANKHGRDSPSLSERVQKSSSREGNKADEGKHSHSSKAEDRGRHDRTEEVQKSLKNVDRKNRPGDSDSDSAEKEKFRSDYVEKRKHKRSCRLEMASDDNAYDDSEIDERKEAKRRRKEEKRLRRDERRRRREERHRRREERRASKLKAKSGDTVTPPSDFEKLRNDADDSEREGDASKDSNPSDTEEKQSEQKKLEIELRKKALESLRAKKGINH